The Anomaloglossus baeobatrachus isolate aAnoBae1 chromosome 7, aAnoBae1.hap1, whole genome shotgun sequence sequence AGGAAAGAGGGATGAGGAGTCATCGCTTTGTTTATTGTGGGGTCCCACGGGCAGTAATTGGAGGgatctggaaaagctgggtgagcGCAGTAATGGCCGCCACGTTCCTgctcacccaactttcccatggccAGGTACAACAAAGCAACAGCTGAAAAGATTATTATAAGAACCTGACCTGATGAGGAGGACTCGAGGGCCGGGAATCTCGGGATATTTCGGGGCTTTCGTGGATCCGACCTGTCAGGTTTTCACATGCACAGCGGCGCCCTCGTGTGGCCATACTGCTAATTACACCCTGTGTAGAAACTGCTTAGTCATAGAAGCTGCAGCAGAATCCTGTTATCCTGAGATCCCATCTGCCAGGACATACGGCCGCAGATCTCCCCGAGCTGCCAGAATACCCAGGACACGGGAGCTGCTGTAATTACACATCCCCGCAGCCCATAAAACTGCTACAGAGCGATCGTTGGGGTGGGGGAGAGTTAGCTGAACCTTTTCGACATCCCCCATCCTCATAAATGCTGATATTATCCATCTTAGAGGGGTCAGAATCTTGGTGTTCAgcgtccattcactgacagcaagcagagctctTGTAAAATAGAAATACAATGTCTGAGTGGTCATGCTCAGTAGTTTTACAAGATCTGGAGGGGCTGAGATGTAACGTGACCATGTTCTTGGCTTCTAGGTTCACCCCGATAATGAGGAGTGGACGTGTTTCGAGCAGTCGGCTTCTCTTGACATCAAATCCTTCTTCGGTTTCGAGAGCACAGTGGAAAAGATTGCGATGAAGCAATACACTGCCAACATCAAGAGGGTGAGGGCGCCCCCTGTGGCCGGCAGCGGCACAGTCAGGTGTATGTCTGTACATGGAACTGCTCCCCTAGTGGCCGCATCAGCCCCTGCCGACCGCTCCCCTAGTGGccgcatcagccactgcactcttgtAAAATTTTCACTTTATTAGTTTCCTGACGTATTCCTCATTCTCGGTGACTGAGTGGTGCGCTGTCAGTGGTGACATAAGATCTGGGTTTTATGTCCTCTCGCTGTTATTTACAGGGTAAGGAGGTGATTGAGTTTTACTTGAATGAGCTGATATCTCAGGGCATCACTCACATCCCCCGATGGACGCCCGGATCCCCGGGAGGATATCAGCATGTATCAAGAATGGCAACCAGCGGCCACCTCTGCAGCACTGAGCCGCCTGCGCCGGAGACCGAGGCACCATCACAGCCCCGAGCAGAGACCGCAGGACATAACCCGGCACCGGAGCAGGACGGTGAGAGAGCGGCGGCCATATGTGTGCTAGATGGGAGGGGAACTGCTGTATTAATgcgtaactgtgtatatatatatgtgtgtgtgtgtgtgtgtgtgtgtgtgtgtgtatatgtatgtatgtatgtatgtatgtatatgtgtgtgtgtgtgtgtgtgtgtgtatgtatgtatgtatgtatgtatgtatgtatgtatatgtgtgtgtgtgtgtatatatatatatatatatatatatatatatatatatatgtgtgtgtgtatatgtatatgtgtgtgtatatatatatatatatatatatatatatatatatatatatgtgtgtgtgtatatatatatatatatatatatatatatatatatatatatatatatatatatatatacatacacacatatatacaaatacatatatatacatatatatatatatatatatatatatatatatatatatatatatatatatatatatatatacacacatatatacaaatacatatatatacatatatatatatatatatatatatatatatatatatatatacacatacatacacatacatatatatatacatatacacatatatacacacacacatacacatatacatacatatatatatatatatatatatatatatatatatatatatatatatatatatatatatatatatatatatatgtatatgtgtatgtatgtatatgtgtatgtgtgtgtgtatatatgtgtatatgtatatatatatgtatgtgtatgtatgtatatatatatatatatatatatatatgtatatatatgtatttgtatatatatgtgtgtatgtatatagatatatatatatatatatatatatatatatatatatatatatatatatatatatatatatatatatatatatatatatatatatatatatatatatatatatatatatatgtgtgtgtatatatatatatatgtgtgtgtatatatatatatatatatatatatatatatatatatatacatacacacatatatatacaaatacatatatatatatatatatatatatatatatatatatatatatatatatatatatatatatatatatatatatatatatatatacatacatatacatatatatatatacatatatacacacacacatacacatatacatacatatacatacatatatatatatatatatatatatatatatgtatgtatatgtgtgtgtgtatatatgtgtatatgtgtatatatatatgtatgtgtatgtatgtgtgtatatatatatatatatatatatatatatatatatatatatgtatatatatgtatttgtatatatgtgtgtatgtatatatatatatatatacatacacatatatatatatatatatatatatacatatacacatatatatacaaatacatatatatacatatatatgtatatgtgtgtgtgtgtatatatatatatatatataatatatatattacacacacacatatatgtattatttatatatatatatatatatatatatatatatatatatatatatatatacacacacccgtatatattttatatatatatagtaatataatatatatattatatatatatactgtatgtgtatgtatatataatgtgtatgtatatgtaattttttttataaaaaaaaaacttgtGTGACTTTGGAATTATCATGTATATATATCTCTCAGGATATAACTTTATAGAACCAATATCTATATACTGTACACAGGAGGTAGCTAGGGAAACATTGTCTATATACCTTCCATAGGGTGTAactttatacagtatatacatagtaGTTGTATAAAGTGGGTGACTGGAGATCTATAGCGGTCACTCATGATATGATATAACTTTATAGAACTAATATCTATATACCATACACAGGAGGTAACTAGAGAAACGTCATCTATATACCATACACAGGTTATAactctatacagtatatacatagtaGTTGTATAGAGTGGCTGACTTTGGAAATATCATTTAGATATGTCACTCAGGATATAACTTTATAGAACCAATATCTATATACTGTACACAGGATGTAGCTAGGGAAACGTCGTCTATATACCTTCCATAGGTTATAGCTTTATAAATCtactatttatatactgtataaagtGGGTGACTGGAGATCTATATATGTCACTCctgatataatataatatataacttCATAGAACTAATATCTATAGACCATACACAGGAGGTAACTAGAGAAACGTCATCTATATACCTTGCATAGGGTATAACTTCATACAGTGAATATACACAGTAGttgtataaagatatatatatttctattataGAACTATTATTTTTATGCCTCGATTTATAATCTGGGCCGAATGCTTTCACTGTGGTATTGAAGAATccatgaaaaggggggggggggaataatccCTTTGTGTGACCAGGTGACAGAAAAGCATCTCCATGACAGCTACTATGGCTGACGATGACAGCCACGTCATTGTGTGTCCTTTACAGGTGATAAGCTGGAGGCTGAGTACATTGAGCGCTATCTGGGATACCTCACCCCTTTGCAGGAGAGCACGCTCATCCACCTACGACATTGGCTACAAGAGACTCATAAAGGCAAGGTAAGCCGTGCTCATCACCTATACCCCGACGTGCTTTTCCACCAATATTTTTGGATTCTTAGACTCCTGTCATCATCCAGATCCCTAAAGATGAACATATCCTGCGCTTCCTCCGGGCCCGGGACTTTAACATTGAGAAAGCGCGAGAGATGCTCTGCCAGTCACTGTGCTGGAGGAAGCAATACCAAGTGGACTACATCCTCCAGACATGGCATCCACCTCCAATATTGGAAGAGTATTACGCCGGTGGATGGCACTACCATGACAGAGGTCAGTCTGGACTTCATGAAGTAGAGGATAGTACAGCTGGGGGGGCGCTGTTGCATTGGTCTCTATGGACTTAGTAGTAGTGGTGAAAGGAGGTACTGCAAGTAACGCAATTTCCATTCAATTTAAAGATGGCCGGCCTCTATATATCCTGCGTCTGGGGCAGATAGACACCAAGGGACTGTTAAAAGCAGTGGGGGAAGAGGCCATATTACGTCATGTGAGTGTCTGCTCTTATACAGGCAGTCTCCTCCGGTGTAGAGCGGTCTTAGGTGAAACCTATTCTTTTTGTGACAGGTCCTGTCCATCAACGAGGACGGGCAGAGACGGTGTGAGGAGAACACCCACCTATTCAGATCACCCATCAGGTCATGGACCTGCCTTGTAGACCTGGAAGGGCTGAACATGAGACACTTGTGGAGGCCCGGTGTGAAGGCCCTGCTGCGGATCATAGAGGTGGTGGAGGCCAATTACCCCGAGACCTTGGGGCGGCTGCTGATCGTTCGGGCCCCCAGGGTGTTCCCCGTTCTGTGGACGCTGGTGAGATAACCTATAGGCTATCCTCTCAGTCCGGTTCTGTACCTCGGAGGCTCCAATCCAGTCTTACCAGAATTTTCTCTTCTAGATCAGTCCATTCATCAATGAGAACTCCCGGCGGAAATTCCTCATCTACAGCGGCAATAATTACCAAGGCCCCGGCGGCATCTCCGATTATCTGGACAAGGAGGTCATCCCAGATTTTCTTGGTGGAGAATGCATGGTGAGGAGTTACTTTCAGAAAAAGTGTAATtcttccaccatgctttacactacagctaatatatatatatatatatatatatatatatatatataatatatatatatatatttatatataatatatatattatttatttattttattataaaaTGATCCATCATGGAATCTCCTGTTATGTCTTCCTATCTGTATGTTGTATGCGGCAGTGTAATATTCCGGAGGGAGGTCTGGTCCCCAAATCGCTGTATCAATCAGATGACGACGCAGAGACCTCTGACCACATCCGACTGTGGACGGAAACCATTTACCACTCAGCGTTTATCTACAAGGGCGCCCCGCACGAGGtacgtgagatgtgtgatttatagGATATGGGACATTGAGTCAGGTAAAATGGAAAAAAGACCATGGGCTGCGGCTGCCCAAAAATATTGTGTGATTTTAAATAATACCTCCAAACCATACTAGATAAAATCACTATACAGTGTTCATATAGTACTGCCATATACTGCTCACATGATTATCTCCCATCTATCCTTCTATAGAGGCTAGATACCATAACACATTCAGTACCCGTATAATACTGCCATAATGTGCCTACATAATACTTAGCCTAAATAATACAACCATGCAGTGCCCATGTACGGTAATACTGTCCCATAGTAACCAAATAATACTTATATGACCAAAATAATAAAACCATACAGTGCTTATATAATACTGCCATAATGTGCCTATATAATACTACCATGTCCTAAATAATAcaaccatacagtgcccacataatcCTATCATAATGTACCCCCATAATACTAACTTGTCCTAAATAATACAACCATGCAGTGCCCGTATAATACTACCATAATGTGCCTACATAATACCAACATGTCCTAAATAACACAACCATGCAGTGCACAAATAATACGGTCACATAGTACCCAAATAATACTTATAGGACCTAAATAATACAGCCATGCAGTGCACATGTAATACTACCATAATGTGATCACATAATACTAACATGGCCTAAATAATACAATCATGCATTGCCTATATAATAACCATAATGTGTCTACAGTATATAATACTACCATGTCCTAAATAATAcaaccatacagtgcccacataatacaGCTATGTAGTgcccatataatactgccataatgTGCATATATAATACTAAATCTAACATGGCCTAAATAATACAACCATGCAGTGCCCATGTAATACTATCCCATAGTAACCAAATAATACTTATATGAGCAAAATAATAAaaccatacagtgctcatataatactgccataatgTGCCCAAATAATACTAACATGGCCTAAATAATACAACCATGCACTGCCCACATAATCCTACCATAATGTGCCCCATAATACTAACTTGTCCTAAATAATACAACCATGCAGTgcccatataatactgccataatgTGCATATATAATACTAAATCTAACATGGCCTAAATAATACAACCATGCAGTGCCCATGTAATACTATCCCATAGTAACCAAATAATACTTATATGAGCAAAATAATAAaaccatacagtgctcatataatactgccataatgTGCCCAAATAATACTAACATGGCCTAAATAATACAACCATGCACTGCCCACATAATCCTACCATAATGTGCCCCATAATACTAACTTGTCCTAAATAATACAACCatgcagtgcccaaataatacggtCACATAGTACCCAAATAATACATATAGGACCTAAACAATACAGCCATGCAGTgcccatataatactgccataatgTGCATATATAATACTAAATCTAACATGGCCTAAATAATACAACCATGCAGTGCCCATATAACACTGTCATAGTAACCAAATAACACTTATATGACCAAAATAATGCAAATGCAGTGCCTATAAATACTGCAATAGTGCCTACTTAATACGTACATGACCTGAATAATACCGCCATGCAGTGCCCATACAATAGTGCCGTCATACTACTGGCTTACATTGCATAAATAATACAGCCATACGCTGCCTTTATAATGGAGCATTCACAATCTTACACGAATAATGCCGCCATAGCCTGCATGTATAATACCGCTGTGCAGCATCTGTACCACACTGATGAGAGTAGTCGCCGGATGCCCCGAACCTCACGTCTGTCTCCTGGGTCCCCGCAGATAACGGCTGAAATCCTGGAGGTGGAGTCGGTGATCACCTGGGACTTTGACGTCCTCCGCGGAGACGTGGTGTTCGGCCTCTTCCATTCTAAGCGGGCGCCGGAGGTCCGACAGAAGGACCCAGCCTCCGGCACAACGACCACCGCCGCCAGCAACAACGTGCAGCTCATAGACAAGAGCTGGGTCCTGGGGGTGGATTACAGGAGGGTGGAGGCGCCTCTGGTCTGCCGGGAAGGGGAGAGCATCCAGGTGGGTCAGGATTTGTGGCTTATTGGCTGCCAGGTGCATTACTGCATgtgaccactagatgtcagcgcAGCACACCTTCTATGATCACCAGATAAAGCAATGATCCTGTAGCTCCGCCtccccagctgctgcagcactacaactcccagcaatccCTGGCCCCCTGCAGGATACAGCACACAGGTATATTCCTTCTTACCCAGACTCCTCCATGTTTCCGCAGGGCTCTCATGTGACTCGCTGGCCCGGCTTCTACCTCCTCCAGTGGAAGATGCACAGCCCCGGCTCCAGCATAGCCCGGGTGGACGACGTCCTGGCCTCTCTGCAGGGATCCGGTCACAAGTGTAAAGTCATGTATTACTTCGAGGTTCTGGCGTCAGAAGACTTCAGGTAATTGGCTCCTTTTAGCacaacagcgccactcctgtcctCAGGTGGTGTGTGGTATTGCGGCTCAGCAGACATTACTTTTCTAACTCTATACATGGGGGATCTCTGCACAGAGTTGGGTTTTATGTACAGAAATCTCCCAGTTttcaggatctctgcttgctgtcagtgaataatcTTTGTTTCATCCTCCTCAGGGGCTCCATGTCCAGCCTGGAGTCGTGCAGCGGCTTCTCCCAGCTCAGTGGGGTCACCAACTCTTCCAATAAGTCTCACAGTAGCTCATTGATCTCCAGATAACATCAGGGGAGAGGGAGACCCCGATCTCCTTAGCACTTGGACCATAGGCCCCTGTTGGCCGTATTACCGGTGGTTCCTCCGCCCGGGATTGTGCCGCCTGGACATGCGGCGGCACCTTAAGAGAGGATAACCCGCCACCTACAGGTCATACTGATCGAGTATTCGGAGACACGAGACCTCATTGACTTCCTCCGGGGGTCATCATTGTTCCGTTCATCAAAACCAAATATACAGGAGTGATCTATGAGCGGCTGCGCTGTATCGGGGGCCGCCACCTTGCGTCGGGGGCCGCCACCTTGCGTCGGGGGCCGCCACCAGAGAGACTTTACATGATCCCtaaaagaggagaagaggagagtcTTAAAGAGATGCAGTGTGGTGAGATGTTACAGGGCTATGAAGTGTGGGGTGACAGGCCCGGTGGTCCCGAGCCCCCCCTGCACGACCAGCACTTTCTAAACACGTTTGCCTTTTATTGACTTATTAACTTATTTGCTGACTCAGCTCAGGCCGATTTGTTTCATAATGAAATAAACTCTTGCTAGATTGTTGCCTCGTGTCCTGTCTTCTGTGCATGAAAGGGTTAAACCTACGTCTGAATTCATGCATCTATGTAA is a genomic window containing:
- the SEC14L5 gene encoding SEC14-like protein 5, which encodes MVQKYQSPVRVYKYPFEMVMAAYEKRFPTCPLIPVFIGSDITYEHRSEDGSLHVVERSCKLNVDAPRLLKKIAGVEYVYFIQKNTLNWKERTLLIDAHNETFSTRVLVNETCSYSVHPDNEEWTCFEQSASLDIKSFFGFESTVEKIAMKQYTANIKRGKEVIEFYLNELISQGITHIPRWTPGSPGGYQHVSRMATSGHLCSTEPPAPETEAPSQPRAETAGHNPAPEQDGDKLEAEYIERYLGYLTPLQESTLIHLRHWLQETHKGKIPKDEHILRFLRARDFNIEKAREMLCQSLCWRKQYQVDYILQTWHPPPILEEYYAGGWHYHDRDGRPLYILRLGQIDTKGLLKAVGEEAILRHVLSINEDGQRRCEENTHLFRSPIRSWTCLVDLEGLNMRHLWRPGVKALLRIIEVVEANYPETLGRLLIVRAPRVFPVLWTLISPFINENSRRKFLIYSGNNYQGPGGISDYLDKEVIPDFLGGECMCNIPEGGLVPKSLYQSDDDAETSDHIRLWTETIYHSAFIYKGAPHEITAEILEVESVITWDFDVLRGDVVFGLFHSKRAPEVRQKDPASGTTTTAASNNVQLIDKSWVLGVDYRRVEAPLVCREGESIQGSHVTRWPGFYLLQWKMHSPGSSIARVDDVLASLQGSGHKCKVMYYFEVLASEDFRGSMSSLESCSGFSQLSGVTNSSNKSHSSSLISR